From Hippea jasoniae, one genomic window encodes:
- a CDS encoding purine-nucleoside phosphorylase: MFDKLKKAADFIKEKAGIIDIVVVGGTGVELSLEAEEVAKINYADIPFLPTPTVKSHKGFLQIFKKGNKTVCVANGRFHYYEGYSMDEVVFLVRALKLAGADLFFLTNAAGGLNPLFKKGDLMVVVDHINFMGINPLRGRNLEELGERFPDMSEPYSKKHIEIIKKCALKNKIELKEGVYVTVSGPSMETPAETRMLRMIGADAVGMSTVPEVIALNHAGCNVVAVSIITNENRPDCMEKAPLDEVIKAASSASLRLSRLIDCFVEAI; the protein is encoded by the coding sequence ATGTTTGATAAATTAAAAAAAGCGGCTGATTTTATAAAGGAAAAAGCTGGTATAATTGATATTGTTGTTGTTGGTGGTACAGGCGTTGAGCTTTCTTTGGAAGCAGAAGAAGTTGCTAAGATCAATTATGCTGATATCCCCTTTCTGCCAACGCCAACCGTTAAATCCCATAAAGGTTTTTTGCAGATTTTTAAAAAGGGCAATAAAACGGTTTGTGTTGCCAATGGCAGGTTTCACTACTATGAGGGTTATTCGATGGATGAGGTTGTGTTTTTGGTTAGAGCCCTAAAACTTGCAGGAGCTGATCTATTTTTTTTGACAAACGCTGCAGGTGGCCTAAACCCGCTCTTTAAAAAGGGTGATTTGATGGTTGTTGTTGATCATATCAATTTTATGGGTATAAATCCTCTGCGGGGTAGAAATTTAGAAGAGTTGGGTGAGCGTTTTCCCGATATGAGTGAGCCTTACAGCAAAAAGCATATTGAAATTATAAAGAAATGTGCTTTAAAGAACAAAATAGAACTTAAAGAGGGGGTTTATGTTACAGTAAGCGGTCCTTCAATGGAAACACCGGCAGAAACAAGGATGTTGAGGATGATTGGTGCAGATGCCGTTGGTATGTCGACTGTGCCAGAGGTTATAGCTCTAAACCATGCAGGATGCAATGTTGTGGCTGTTAGCATCATCACAAATGAAAACAGACCCGATTGCATGGAAAAAGCACCGCTTGATGAGGTGATTAAGGCAGCATCTTCGGCAAGTTTAAGGTTGAGCAGACTGATTGACTGTTTTGTGGAGGCTATATGA
- a CDS encoding amidohydrolase, which produces MSLLIKNGYLIGGKKDGIYDIVVEKNRIARIDKSIEGDFDEVIDANNCLVMPTFCNAHTHLAMSLFRGLADDLSLIEWLTKHIFPAEAEFVNKEMVYICSKFSMLELIASGSGCFSDMYFFEEEVAKAALEVGIRGVIAEGIVDFPSPSCKNADEAIAKTKSLKREFKNEGLIKVAYAPHSTYTLSFESLKKIALEIDEDDIIHIHLNESDGEIQQVLSEKKKRPLDVLEEVGLLLPNTFLAHSVKTTKEEIKRIKAAKAKIIHVPQSNFKLSSGIAPVCDFLKSGVEVYLGTDGQASNNNLDMVEEMRFASLVQKVKYDEKSLNAKTTFSIAIKSLFERDRLVEGALADIAIVSLDSFEAVPMYNPYSFVVYAMNSRSIRDVIIDGEIVYRNREFVKIDANEVAFEVKKLAKKVANR; this is translated from the coding sequence ATGAGTTTGCTTATAAAGAATGGTTATCTGATAGGTGGCAAAAAGGATGGGATTTACGATATCGTTGTCGAAAAAAACAGAATTGCAAGAATCGATAAATCGATTGAGGGTGATTTTGATGAGGTTATAGATGCAAACAACTGCCTTGTTATGCCCACATTTTGCAACGCCCATACTCATCTTGCAATGAGTTTATTCAGGGGGCTTGCTGATGATTTGAGTCTTATTGAGTGGTTAACAAAGCATATATTTCCTGCAGAGGCTGAATTTGTCAATAAAGAGATGGTTTATATCTGCTCTAAATTTTCTATGCTTGAGCTTATTGCAAGCGGTAGCGGTTGTTTTTCTGATATGTATTTTTTTGAAGAGGAGGTTGCAAAAGCAGCACTTGAGGTTGGCATAAGGGGTGTTATTGCAGAAGGTATTGTAGATTTTCCTTCACCCAGTTGCAAAAATGCTGATGAGGCTATAGCAAAAACAAAATCGCTAAAAAGGGAATTTAAAAACGAGGGTTTGATAAAAGTAGCCTATGCTCCACATTCCACCTATACGCTTTCTTTTGAAAGTTTAAAAAAGATCGCTTTAGAGATCGATGAAGATGATATAATTCACATTCATTTAAACGAAAGTGATGGAGAGATACAGCAGGTGTTATCTGAAAAGAAAAAAAGGCCGCTTGATGTGCTTGAGGAGGTGGGGTTGCTTTTGCCCAATACATTTTTAGCTCACAGCGTAAAAACAACAAAAGAAGAGATTAAAAGAATAAAGGCAGCTAAAGCAAAGATTATCCATGTGCCACAGAGCAATTTTAAGCTCTCAAGCGGTATTGCGCCTGTGTGTGATTTTTTAAAAAGCGGAGTAGAAGTATATCTTGGAACAGATGGGCAGGCAAGCAACAACAACCTTGATATGGTTGAGGAGATGCGTTTTGCCTCGCTGGTTCAAAAGGTTAAATACGATGAAAAATCGCTAAATGCAAAAACCACTTTTTCTATAGCAATAAAATCGCTTTTTGAAAGAGATCGGTTGGTTGAGGGTGCATTGGCCGATATAGCGATAGTTTCGCTGGATAGCTTTGAAGCTGTGCCGATGTATAATCCATACTCGTTTGTTGTCTATGCGATGAATTCAAGAAGCATCAGGGATGTGATTATCGATGGAGAGATTGTTTATAGAAACAGGGAGTTTGTAAAGATTGATGCCAACGAGGTAGCCTTTGAGGTTAAAAAATTAGCAAAGAAGGTGGCTAACCGTTGA
- the ispE gene encoding 4-(cytidine 5'-diphospho)-2-C-methyl-D-erythritol kinase, producing the protein MIVKSYAKINTLLYVLGKRNDGYHEIFTLMHKIDLHDVIEIKKTSYGIDIKTTIDELNDSKNLAYRAAELFFETTRIKSGVRIEIEKHIPIGGGLGGGSSNAAYTLKSLNEMFGFPLNKKELFKLGANLGSDVAFFIEDGSCIATGRGEKIKRLNCDYGDFKVALVVPDISISTAFVYKNLRLTNHTGFNKIATTVEDGCSIEFLKSRLYNDLEAVVLEKFDLLKTIKETLVELAGNGLVSGSGSAVFSIINSEVQQERLAETFGGMGLNFKTFNFVE; encoded by the coding sequence TTGATTGTTAAATCATACGCAAAGATAAATACTCTGCTTTATGTTCTGGGTAAGAGGAATGACGGTTATCATGAGATTTTTACGCTTATGCATAAAATCGATTTACATGATGTCATCGAGATAAAAAAAACCTCATATGGCATCGATATAAAAACGACAATCGATGAATTGAATGATTCCAAAAATCTGGCATACAGGGCTGCAGAGCTTTTTTTTGAAACAACCAGGATAAAAAGCGGTGTGAGAATAGAGATAGAAAAGCATATACCAATTGGCGGTGGGCTTGGTGGTGGAAGCTCCAATGCAGCTTATACCCTTAAAAGCCTCAATGAGATGTTTGGTTTTCCTTTAAATAAAAAGGAGTTGTTCAAACTCGGTGCTAATCTGGGTAGTGATGTGGCTTTCTTTATTGAAGATGGTAGCTGTATTGCCACAGGCAGAGGGGAAAAGATAAAAAGACTGAATTGCGACTATGGTGATTTTAAGGTGGCTTTAGTTGTTCCAGATATCTCGATTTCAACGGCTTTTGTTTACAAAAATTTGAGGTTGACAAACCATACAGGCTTCAATAAAATTGCAACTACGGTTGAAGATGGCTGCAGCATTGAGTTTTTAAAGAGCCGTCTTTACAACGATTTAGAGGCTGTTGTGCTTGAAAAATTTGATCTTTTAAAAACAATTAAGGAAACATTGGTTGAATTAGCGGGTAATGGTTTGGTTTCTGGTAGTGGTTCGGCAGTATTTTCAATTATCAATTCGGAGGTGCAGCAGGAAAGATTGGCAGAAACATTTGGTGGAATGGGTTTAAACTTTAAAACTTTCAATTTCGTGGAGTGA
- the spoVG gene encoding septation regulator SpoVG → MEITEVRVSPIEGDEKLKGFATVIFDNEFVVRDLKIISGQKGLFVAMPSRKMKDGSFKDVAHPLNNEMRRKLEEAVLKEYDKAKAAKSEEENQ, encoded by the coding sequence ATGGAGATTACAGAGGTAAGGGTAAGCCCGATAGAGGGTGATGAGAAGTTGAAGGGTTTTGCAACTGTCATCTTTGATAACGAGTTTGTTGTAAGGGATTTGAAGATCATCAGCGGTCAGAAGGGTTTGTTTGTGGCTATGCCATCAAGGAAAATGAAGGATGGCAGCTTTAAAGATGTGGCACATCCTTTAAACAACGAGATGAGAAGAAAACTTGAGGAAGCTGTTTTGAAGGAGTATGACAAAGCCAAAGCAGCCAAAAGCGAAGAGGAGAATCAGTAA
- a CDS encoding ribose-phosphate diphosphokinase: MAHLKLISGTANKALAEEIADYLGVSLAKAQISRFSDGEIYVQIDESVRGADVFLIQSLSSPVNDNIMELLVTLDALKRSSASSITVVVPYYAYARQDRKVLPRVPISAKLLADLITVAGADRIMSMDLHAGQIQGFFDIPVDHLYAAPIMLKYIKENIDTENLVIVSPDAGGVERARYYAKKLGCTIAIIDKRRPKPNVSEIMHIIGDVKDKTAVIVDDIVDTAGTLTNAAKALAKEGAKGVYACCSHPVLSGNAIEKINNSPIIELAVTNTITFSKPIPTDKIKVLSVGEIIGEAIRRVFHKESLSAIFE; encoded by the coding sequence ATGGCCCATTTAAAGCTTATAAGTGGCACGGCAAATAAAGCATTAGCCGAAGAAATAGCTGATTATTTGGGGGTTTCGCTTGCAAAGGCTCAAATTTCCCGATTTAGTGATGGTGAAATCTATGTCCAGATAGATGAAAGCGTAAGAGGCGCTGATGTCTTCTTGATTCAGTCGTTGTCTTCGCCTGTGAACGACAATATTATGGAGCTTCTTGTTACGCTCGATGCATTAAAACGCTCATCGGCAAGCTCTATAACTGTTGTTGTTCCCTATTATGCCTATGCAAGGCAGGATAGAAAGGTATTGCCGAGGGTTCCCATTTCTGCAAAACTACTTGCCGACTTAATTACTGTTGCCGGGGCTGACAGGATTATGTCTATGGATCTGCATGCCGGTCAAATTCAGGGTTTCTTTGATATTCCCGTTGATCATCTATATGCAGCTCCTATTATGTTAAAATACATAAAGGAAAATATCGACACTGAAAATTTAGTTATCGTCTCACCCGATGCCGGCGGTGTCGAAAGAGCAAGGTATTATGCCAAAAAACTTGGATGCACAATAGCTATTATTGATAAACGAAGACCAAAACCCAATGTTAGCGAGATTATGCATATAATCGGTGATGTTAAGGATAAAACGGCTGTTATTGTTGATGATATTGTTGATACGGCAGGCACTTTGACAAATGCGGCAAAGGCACTGGCAAAAGAAGGAGCAAAAGGTGTTTATGCATGCTGCAGTCATCCTGTTTTGAGTGGGAATGCTATAGAAAAGATCAATAACTCCCCGATTATTGAGCTTGCCGTGACAAATACCATTACGTTTTCTAAACCAATTCCAACCGATAAGATAAAGGTTTTGTCGGTTGGAGAAATCATTGGTGAGGCTATAAGAAGGGTTTTTCACAAAGAATCGTTAAGCGCAATTTTTGAATAA
- a CDS encoding 50S ribosomal protein L25/general stress protein Ctc codes for MVITATKRQQTGKGYARRIRREGKIPAVLYGADFENEHIEVNRSEFLAAIRKSKRNDRFELKVDGETYTVIVRELQWHPVKEEVLHVDFYKLTEGRMVTVDVPVKVVGEAKGVKMGGDLYQPRKKVTIMALPDAIPNEIEIDVSDMQIGDVVHVFDLKLPEGVKVKSSKNFTLVAILGKALEETKEEGEEEEEIEES; via the coding sequence ATGGTTATTACAGCTACAAAAAGGCAGCAGACCGGAAAAGGATATGCAAGAAGGATTAGAAGAGAAGGAAAGATTCCTGCTGTTTTGTACGGTGCTGATTTTGAGAATGAGCACATAGAGGTTAACAGGTCTGAGTTTTTAGCTGCAATAAGGAAAAGCAAAAGAAATGATAGATTTGAACTGAAGGTTGACGGTGAAACATATACAGTAATAGTTAGAGAGCTGCAATGGCATCCTGTCAAAGAAGAGGTTTTACATGTAGATTTTTATAAGCTAACCGAAGGCAGGATGGTTACAGTTGATGTGCCTGTTAAGGTTGTTGGTGAGGCAAAGGGCGTGAAAATGGGTGGCGATCTGTATCAGCCAAGGAAAAAGGTAACAATAATGGCACTGCCCGATGCAATACCCAATGAGATAGAGATTGATGTTAGTGATATGCAGATAGGCGATGTTGTACATGTTTTTGATCTAAAGTTGCCAGAAGGCGTTAAAGTTAAATCCTCAAAGAACTTTACACTTGTTGCAATACTTGGTAAGGCTTTAGAGGAGACGAAAGAGGAAGGCGAAGAAGAGGAAGAAATAGAAGAATCCTGA
- the pth gene encoding aminoacyl-tRNA hydrolase, translated as MDWLVVGLGNPGREYEHTPHNAGFMVCDHLARIFHFEFNLNRKFAALVGEFFLNSDRVKVLKPLTYMNLSGNSVAAFFNFYKFELSHLIVAHDDIDLDLGVVRIKKNSSSGGHKGVQSIIDALGSRDFIRVKVGVGRYGNAADYVLNKLNGELLDVLQKSCEVAAEAIKSIITEGLSKSMTIFNKRVKEA; from the coding sequence ATGGATTGGCTTGTTGTAGGCCTTGGCAATCCGGGCAGGGAGTATGAGCACACGCCTCACAATGCAGGTTTTATGGTGTGTGATCATCTTGCCCGGATTTTTCATTTTGAGTTTAATTTAAACAGAAAATTTGCTGCTTTAGTTGGTGAGTTTTTTTTGAATAGCGATAGAGTGAAGGTGTTAAAACCACTAACCTATATGAATTTAAGCGGTAATAGTGTTGCTGCTTTTTTTAATTTTTATAAATTTGAGCTTTCTCATCTTATTGTTGCACACGATGATATCGATTTGGATCTGGGTGTTGTAAGGATAAAAAAAAATTCCTCAAGTGGTGGCCACAAAGGAGTGCAGTCTATCATTGATGCTTTAGGTAGCAGGGATTTTATCAGGGTTAAAGTAGGTGTTGGAAGATATGGAAATGCGGCAGATTATGTTTTAAACAAATTAAATGGCGAATTGCTTGATGTTTTACAAAAAAGCTGTGAGGTTGCAGCAGAAGCTATAAAAAGCATAATTACCGAAGGTTTAAGTAAAAGCATGACTATTTTTAATAAAAGGGTTAAGGAGGCTTGA
- a CDS encoding aspartate-semialdehyde dehydrogenase, with amino-acid sequence MKEYAVAVVGATGAVGEEMVLTLEQRGFPVKLLRPLASERSIGKSVKFKGEEIPVEVLDKDSFKGIDIALFSAGGSISKQFAPIAAESGAIVVDNTSYFRMEKDVPLVVPEVNPDDIAFYKNRGIIANPNCSTIQMVVALKPILDQYGIKRIVVSTYQATSGAGRRAMEELVEQTKAWFEFKYDDVKPVKIPKKIAFNCVPHIDVFFDNGYTKEEMKMINETRKIFHKPELPVTATCVRVPVFRGHAESVNVETQKPFEIDEVRELLSKAAGCKVVDNPEKLEYPTPIDVAGKDETFIGRIRRDESVENGLNLWVVADNLRKGAALNAVQIAEILIKEYL; translated from the coding sequence ATGAAAGAGTATGCTGTGGCTGTTGTTGGTGCAACGGGTGCCGTTGGAGAGGAGATGGTATTAACATTGGAGCAGAGGGGTTTTCCTGTAAAACTTCTAAGGCCACTTGCCTCTGAGCGTTCTATTGGTAAAAGTGTTAAGTTTAAAGGAGAAGAGATTCCTGTAGAGGTTTTAGATAAAGATTCTTTTAAGGGTATAGATATAGCCCTGTTTTCAGCCGGTGGTAGCATAAGCAAACAGTTTGCCCCTATAGCAGCAGAAAGCGGCGCAATCGTTGTTGATAATACCAGTTATTTCAGAATGGAAAAGGATGTGCCACTTGTTGTGCCTGAGGTAAATCCCGATGATATAGCCTTCTATAAAAATCGTGGCATAATAGCAAATCCCAATTGCTCAACAATTCAGATGGTTGTTGCACTCAAACCCATTCTTGATCAATATGGTATTAAAAGGATTGTTGTGAGCACATATCAGGCAACATCCGGTGCCGGCAGAAGGGCTATGGAGGAGTTGGTTGAACAAACAAAGGCGTGGTTTGAGTTTAAATACGACGATGTAAAACCTGTCAAGATTCCTAAAAAAATAGCCTTTAACTGTGTGCCTCATATAGATGTGTTTTTTGATAATGGTTATACAAAAGAAGAGATGAAAATGATTAATGAAACGCGCAAGATTTTCCATAAACCAGAGCTACCCGTTACAGCAACATGTGTAAGGGTTCCAGTTTTTAGAGGACATGCAGAAAGCGTAAATGTGGAAACTCAAAAGCCGTTTGAAATTGATGAAGTTAGAGAGCTTTTGTCTAAAGCTGCAGGGTGTAAAGTTGTTGATAATCCTGAAAAATTAGAGTATCCTACTCCTATAGATGTGGCTGGCAAAGATGAAACCTTTATCGGTAGAATAAGAAGGGATGAGTCGGTTGAAAACGGTTTGAATTTATGGGTTGTGGCGGATAACTTAAGAAAAGGGGCAGCTCTAAATGCTGTCCAAATTGCCGAAATACTCATAAAAGAGTATTTGTAA
- a CDS encoding universal stress protein, giving the protein MNSVKIEKILAPVDFSEASVYALKYAKLIGERFGAKIYMFHCITDINSYVSYIPSFPAEEVIKGLREDATKEMEHLKNRYNINNCEMVIDVGEAAAAIVEFAKKNEIDLIVMGAHGKSGLERFMFGSVTEKVMRLSDIPVLEVKAQY; this is encoded by the coding sequence ATGAATTCTGTAAAGATTGAAAAGATCTTAGCCCCCGTTGATTTTTCTGAGGCTTCTGTATATGCACTAAAATATGCCAAACTGATTGGGGAGAGGTTTGGTGCAAAGATTTATATGTTTCACTGTATAACAGACATCAATTCTTATGTGAGTTATATTCCCTCATTTCCGGCTGAGGAGGTAATTAAGGGATTGAGAGAGGATGCAACCAAGGAGATGGAGCATCTAAAGAATCGCTATAATATAAACAATTGTGAAATGGTTATTGATGTTGGAGAAGCAGCTGCTGCTATAGTTGAGTTTGCAAAGAAAAACGAGATCGATCTTATTGTTATGGGCGCACACGGCAAAAGCGGTCTTGAACGTTTTATGTTTGGTAGTGTAACAGAAAAAGTTATGAGATTAAGCGATATACCTGTGCTTGAGGTTAAGGCTCAATATTAA
- a CDS encoding SDR family NAD(P)-dependent oxidoreductase, translated as MYLLLTGSTDGIGFETAKVLAQKGYNLIIHGRSSKKLYSISQILSTINPSIDIIPVVADFASLNETYEAFLKIKDLPVNILINNAGTFVNEFKRTVDGFEYTYQVNHLSHFLITHILLETIINNAPSKIIIVASMAHASSIDFDKLKKGVFPTGYEAYYLSKLCNILFSFKLHDMLKDKGVIVNSLHPGVINTKLLKKGWGACGVDVKEGYKTILHLIENVNKGGCYFRDFLCSQAAAIAYNKSIQDECYHLSASQLDQAGITL; from the coding sequence ATGTATCTACTTCTAACCGGCTCCACAGACGGTATAGGTTTTGAGACGGCAAAGGTTTTAGCTCAAAAGGGTTATAATCTCATTATTCATGGCAGGTCTTCTAAAAAGCTTTATTCCATCAGTCAAATTTTAAGCACCATCAATCCATCAATTGATATAATACCCGTTGTTGCTGATTTTGCCTCACTTAATGAAACCTATGAGGCTTTTTTAAAAATAAAGGATTTGCCTGTTAATATTTTAATAAACAACGCAGGTACTTTTGTAAATGAATTTAAAAGAACCGTTGATGGTTTTGAATACACCTATCAGGTAAACCATCTTTCACACTTTTTGATTACGCATATCTTGCTTGAAACCATTATTAACAATGCACCTTCAAAGATTATTATTGTGGCCTCTATGGCGCATGCAAGTAGCATTGATTTTGATAAGCTAAAAAAGGGTGTTTTTCCTACAGGTTATGAGGCTTACTATCTTTCAAAGCTGTGCAATATACTCTTTTCATTTAAGCTTCACGATATGTTGAAGGATAAAGGTGTAATTGTTAACAGTTTGCATCCCGGGGTGATTAATACAAAACTACTAAAAAAAGGGTGGGGCGCCTGCGGCGTTGATGTAAAAGAGGGGTATAAAACAATTTTGCATCTAATTGAAAATGTTAATAAAGGCGGCTGTTATTTTAGAGATTTTTTATGCTCTCAAGCGGCTGCCATTGCCTATAATAAATCCATCCAGGATGAATGCTACCATTTAAGCGCAAGCCAATTAGATCAGGCAGGTATAACACTGTAA
- the fusA gene encoding elongation factor G encodes MAKDIDKKRVIAICGSGGCGKTTLCEDILFRTKKITRKGSTDKGNTTMDFDSEEIERKISLQLAVGYTDYKKHKIFMIDTPGYHNFIADALCGIKAADGVVMLIDAKDGPDAQTERLMDTIKKESKPAIIFINGIDKEDIQFDKTLNAIKETVSQKSFLLQLPIFEGNKARGYIDILNKEAFDFEGNKIDIPANLEDELEGKYMELVEEISTHDDELMEKYLEGEELDKETIVKTLKTATISGEFYPVLLGSALAGYGVDQLLDEIINILPAPQEVFDEPAALTFKTYNDPQMGKISLLRVCSGTIQADTTYYNTTKDQEERLGTINLMQGKSFTKIEEATTGDIFAVAKLKITQTGDTIANKGSEVKCEFIEMPLPYISAAIYGSSKGDEEKIGAAISKIIESDPSLSFTRNNETGEFILTGMGKLHLETVISRLKKKYGVEAQLKTPKVAYKETIKGKTTSHGRYKKQTGGHGQFGDCTIEIMPLPRGGGFEFEDLIVGGAIPKQFIPSVEKGIKSAMEQGYLAGYPMIDIKIKLIDGKYHPVDSSDLAFQMAGSIAFKEGVAKCKPVLLEPIVEMEIFVPDEVMGDVIGDINSRRGRVLGMEPYEGKKGYQRIRALVPEAEILEYAPSLRSITGGRGFFKYKFSTYEEVPPQIAEKIIEEAKKEKEN; translated from the coding sequence ATGGCAAAGGATATTGACAAAAAAAGGGTTATTGCAATCTGCGGATCAGGTGGCTGTGGCAAAACTACTCTATGCGAAGATATACTTTTTAGAACAAAAAAGATAACAAGAAAAGGCTCAACAGACAAAGGCAACACAACTATGGATTTTGACTCAGAGGAAATAGAACGCAAAATCTCTCTTCAGCTTGCAGTTGGCTACACAGATTATAAAAAACACAAAATCTTTATGATCGATACACCGGGGTATCACAACTTCATAGCCGATGCTTTATGTGGCATTAAGGCAGCAGATGGTGTTGTTATGCTAATCGATGCCAAGGATGGTCCTGATGCCCAGACTGAACGGTTAATGGATACAATAAAAAAGGAATCAAAACCGGCCATTATCTTCATAAACGGCATTGACAAAGAGGATATTCAATTTGACAAAACCCTAAACGCTATCAAAGAAACCGTTTCCCAAAAAAGCTTTTTGCTTCAACTGCCCATATTTGAAGGCAACAAAGCCAGGGGTTATATCGATATTTTAAACAAAGAGGCGTTTGATTTTGAGGGCAATAAAATCGATATCCCTGCTAATTTAGAGGATGAACTCGAAGGTAAATATATGGAGCTTGTTGAAGAAATATCAACACACGACGATGAGCTAATGGAGAAATATTTAGAGGGTGAGGAGTTAGATAAAGAAACAATCGTTAAAACACTAAAAACAGCCACAATTTCGGGTGAGTTTTACCCTGTGCTTTTAGGTTCAGCTTTGGCAGGATACGGTGTTGATCAGCTCTTAGATGAAATTATAAATATTTTGCCCGCACCGCAGGAGGTGTTTGATGAACCAGCTGCACTAACATTTAAAACTTACAACGACCCCCAGATGGGCAAAATCAGCCTTTTAAGGGTTTGCTCTGGCACAATCCAAGCCGACACAACATACTACAATACAACAAAGGATCAGGAGGAGCGTTTAGGTACAATAAACCTGATGCAGGGCAAAAGCTTTACAAAGATTGAGGAGGCAACAACCGGTGATATATTCGCCGTTGCTAAACTCAAGATAACACAGACAGGCGATACCATAGCCAATAAAGGCTCCGAAGTTAAATGCGAATTTATAGAGATGCCTCTTCCGTATATTTCAGCTGCGATCTATGGCTCAAGTAAGGGTGATGAGGAAAAAATCGGTGCAGCTATCAGCAAGATTATCGAATCAGATCCGAGTCTATCATTCACAAGAAATAATGAGACAGGTGAGTTTATCCTAACCGGTATGGGTAAACTACACCTTGAAACGGTTATATCAAGGCTTAAGAAAAAATACGGAGTTGAGGCTCAACTCAAAACACCAAAGGTTGCATACAAGGAAACAATCAAAGGCAAAACAACCTCTCACGGACGATACAAGAAACAGACCGGTGGACACGGACAGTTTGGAGACTGCACCATTGAGATTATGCCACTGCCCAGAGGCGGCGGGTTTGAATTTGAAGACTTGATTGTTGGCGGTGCCATTCCCAAACAGTTCATACCTTCAGTGGAAAAGGGTATAAAATCTGCAATGGAGCAGGGATATCTTGCAGGATATCCAATGATAGACATAAAGATAAAACTTATAGATGGAAAATATCACCCCGTTGATTCAAGTGATTTAGCCTTCCAGATGGCTGGATCCATAGCATTTAAAGAGGGTGTGGCAAAATGCAAGCCCGTTTTGCTTGAACCTATTGTAGAGATGGAGATATTTGTGCCAGATGAGGTGATGGGCGATGTTATAGGTGATATAAACTCCCGCAGAGGCAGGGTGCTTGGCATGGAGCCTTATGAGGGCAAAAAAGGTTATCAGCGAATAAGGGCTTTGGTGCCTGAGGCTGAGATACTGGAATATGCACCATCTCTAAGGTCTATTACAGGTGGTAGAGGCTTCTTTAAATATAAATTCTCAACCTACGAGGAGGTTCCACCTCAGATAGCAGAAAAAATCATAGAAGAAGCCAAGAAAGAAAAAGAAAATTAA
- a CDS encoding molybdate ABC transporter substrate-binding protein yields MKRIILMGIVLSFLSGISYADTLYWFTGAGIKKPAEIIAKEFNRTHSDKVALISGGSGQVLNEMLQAKRGDVYTFMDRFFLKKAIRKGIVVKDRRFLTMEPVFALSESGKKKIKTFKDLQKNGIKIAGGNPKSMCLGQAFEEILNKLPQAERRSIEKNITIKCLNVMQIIGYLKSNVVDAGIILDKALLRGTGLGYIKIPEAYRVYRYGYIALIKYSKNKKAAKELYNFILAHLSVYKKFGFNAY; encoded by the coding sequence ATGAAAAGGATTATATTGATGGGGATTGTATTGTCTTTTTTAAGTGGTATAAGTTATGCCGATACGCTTTATTGGTTTACAGGAGCAGGAATTAAAAAACCGGCTGAGATTATTGCAAAAGAGTTTAACAGAACGCATAGCGATAAGGTTGCATTGATCAGTGGTGGATCTGGTCAGGTTTTAAATGAGATGCTACAAGCAAAAAGGGGAGATGTTTATACATTTATGGATAGATTTTTTCTTAAAAAAGCTATTAGAAAGGGTATTGTAGTTAAAGATAGAAGGTTTCTTACAATGGAACCGGTTTTTGCACTTTCAGAAAGCGGCAAAAAAAAGATTAAAACATTCAAAGACCTACAAAAAAACGGCATAAAAATAGCAGGGGGAAACCCGAAGTCTATGTGCCTGGGTCAGGCGTTTGAAGAAATCTTAAATAAACTACCACAGGCAGAGAGAAGAAGTATCGAAAAAAATATCACAATCAAATGCCTCAATGTGATGCAGATCATTGGATACCTAAAAAGCAATGTTGTTGATGCTGGTATTATTCTTGATAAGGCTCTTTTAAGAGGCACTGGTCTTGGTTATATAAAAATCCCTGAAGCCTACAGGGTTTATCGATATGGATATATAGCCTTGATTAAATATTCAAAGAATAAAAAAGCAGCTAAAGAGCTTTACAACTTCATTCTTGCACATCTATCTGTTTATAAAAAGTTTGGATTTAACGCTTATTAG